The genomic region CGTCTTTCCTTTTAAATTTAGGCTTGTGTATTTTGGAAACGTGTCTCAAGCTTATTCCTAATGTTAATATTACAAAAAGTGTGATTTTCATAGGTGCAAAACCATGCAACAAGTATGACAACACAAAGCAAAGTGGATTAACCTACAAAGAGCAATGCAATATTTATTCTATTAGTTATACCAAACTATAttgatgaatgcaatatgtatgttATTACTTTTATAATTATTGTCATCTTCAACACAATGTTTTCTTTTACACTTTATGAGAAATATCACTACTCAATTCGTTCTTTTTTACAAAACTACCACATCAATGACTATGATGAAAGTCAGCACATATAATGCTAAAAAAAACACATTTTACTATCAACTTCATTTATAACTACTTGTTTAGTGTCAATTTCCAAGCACCCCTACTTAGTTGGATCCAACTACATGGACACATTTAATATGTAAACTACTTTTGGAGTGAACTCCATCTTTGGGTGCATCACATCAATGGGTGTATTTTTTGTTCTATTATTGTTATAGCTTCTTTTATCATAAAACACATCTATTTTTAAGGAATATAATTAATGATACCATTGATGTGAATAACTACCATACCAATAACTATGATGTGAAGTTTAAGCTAATTTGAAAACTCTATTAATTTCACACTTTTCATATGCTTTATCATCAAACACGTCATTTTTCTAAGGAATATCATTATTCACACCATTTTTTGTAAAAAACTACTACACTAACAACTATGATGCAAAATGGGCATTAAATGAAAAAGCCCTAATTCAAATACTTAAACTTAATCCAAAACTCTCTTAATTAGGCACTTCTGATACACTCCACGTAGTTGGATCAGAATGCATGGTTAAAtattgtttttcttcttctttttttaccaAAATACATTAATGAAGCAAAATTTATTCTATTGTTGCTATCATTACTCTTGTTTTAAGTACCATACCAATAACTATGATGTGAAGTTTAAGCTAATTTGAAAACTCTATTAATTTCACACTTTTCATATGCTTTAGTACTATACCAATAACTATGATGTGAAGTTTAAGCTTAATTTGAAAACTCTATTAATTTCACACTTTTCATATGCTTTATCATCAaactcatcatttttctaaagaatATCATTATTCACACCATTCTTTGTACAAAACTACTACACCAACAACTATGATGCAAAATGGGCATTTAATGAAAAAGCCCTAATTCAAATACTTAcgagagtattacttttcaaagcaaatcactattatagtgcatgtgtgttatcgacatgcacaaatggatttggatggtgttgatagtacatttgaaaatcatgtcattaagaaagagtaccacttttatatcagtgatgataagaagcatgacacactttttgtacaacttATTCCAAGATTCTCTTAATTAGACACTTCTAATACACTACATGTAGTTGGATCAAAATGCATGGTTAAATattgtgttttttctttttttttactaaAATACAGTAATGAAGCAAAATTTATTCTATTGTTGCTATCATTACTCTTGTTTTAAGTACAAAACCATACACATCAACAATtatattgataaaaataaatatttttttatgattttattgcatactatttatttattgtatttttgtttttgattaagtaaaaacaggttttaagtgacccgaaacctgattacattcaaaagatattcaagaaggaaacaaaacaagacaactgcaaaagaccagcaaaaaaaccagcagcagaaaaaaggacaaaaaaaaattgaccccaagcccaacattacaagataattaaaaactcttcatagtttcctcaacatTCTATACCAAGAACATCATTAATATAATcataattttcttttctatttttgttaCACTTCTCATTAatataatcataatttttttttctatttctaaGGAATATCACTAAATCAAATCTTTTGTACAAAACTACCACATCAACTATGTATAATGAAAAAAGTAAAATTCCTATTTGGATCCAACTACATAGAAAGTTTAacattaattctatcggttgagcagACTACATCAATggcaattataatattttttattttcattctatTCATTCCCTAGTAAATGTCATTACTTAACCCTATCTTTTGTGTACCAAACTAACCACATCAAGAACAAACAAAATCAACTTTTATCATTTGAACCTTTTTATAACTACTTTTTCAAGTGTCAAAATCTCATGCACACCCCACCTAGTGGATCTAACTATATagccaaatttaatatttattttattgacaAAAATTACATCAAAATATCTATCATTTATAATAATTGTTATTGATATTTTATAACTACTTAATTGTTCTactttctttattttctaaaaaatatcatTACTAAACCTATTCATTCTTTTGTACAAACTACCAATAAATGCAATTCCTAAAAAATTACATCAAAATATCTATCATTTATAATAATTGTTATTGATATTTTTATAACTACTTAATTGTTCTactttctttattttctaaaaaatatcatTACCAAACCTATTCATTTTTTTGTACAAACTACCAATAAATGCAATTCCTAAAGaacatggaattccagattgtccTTCCACTTCTCTTATTTGCCTCAACTATGTTGAAATTCCTTTAATTCCATTCCATTGCTTCTACAATAAAATAAACATCAATTTACTTTTAATTTGATTGGAAGGTTTTTTCATCAAACCCCAACTACCTAATACCAAAGAAGACCCCTATGCTGAAAACCCTTTCAACTCAAAGACCTAAGGGACAAGGCCTGAACAACATCAAATTTCACCatacctcatcccttatgatataAAGATTTGTCTTTAAAAAAACTCATATTGATCAAATACCCATTAACATCTATCTCAATATTTAATACCATACTTGCTTTATTTTATACTACATTTATCAACTTCAATGATGTAGATTAAAGGTGTATAATAATGCAAGACAAGCACTTCATTTCTCTACTTTGTAATCTTGGTATGAATTATAATACTCATTTTTAATACCAAGCTGAATCAAATTAATAATTTGGAGTAATTGAAAACCTAATAACATTATATTTAATGTATAGTTTCAATCACTTAAACTAAATTACAAAATTCCAAATATGTTTCAATCACTAACAAAAATATGTCAAATCCAAAGCCAAATGTGTTCCATGTTTCTGAAAGTGAGATTGTGGGGTCTCATACATCATAATTGACATACGAAACCACTGTCACCAATTGTCAAAAAAGAGGAAGAATCAATTCATTGTTTTTtactttctatgatttttttatagtttttcttTGATGCTTTTCACCTACTAACACTTCGTGTTAACCTGCGACAAAACTTTGCCTACTTTTGTCATTTCAGTGAGCCTTTTTGAACTGGGCACAATTTATCATGGAACATTTTGGAGTAGAGTAGCTTGTCTCAAGCATGATGAGCTGTAATTTGTCATTTCATTTAATGTCGTCTTTGAGATCATGTGTCTATGAGACCAAACATAAAACACAACTCATACCTTACAGAGGCATGTCAATCCATAAATGAAATGGCCACAACAAAATATCAATGACTGGTTTATTCCCTTTGGAATGTACTTGATCTACTGGTGACCACAAACATCCTACCATTTGACAACCAAACAAATTAAAGCCATTTAAGCATTTACTGTACCACATGTGATTCAGCCAAACACCCATCTAAAAAATTGCACTTTTTTTCCTGGAATCCAACTGTCATTCTCAGTCATGTCAGCTTTAATTAACTTTACAGTTGTTCCACAACACAGTAAATCATTCCAGACTTTTTTCAATCACATTGTTCCTTCACCATAGCATTTATTCCTGCCGTGAAACAATGGTGAACAGCAGGAAAAAAACACAGATATTGGATCTACAGCATTTCAACCTTGCCATGAAACAATGCTGAATGAAACAGCAAgagaaaacaccaaaaaaaaaccCATTTCATGAACTGATCTGTTATTTCCAAAATGCAGATAAATTTATtccgaaaaatcatcaaaatagtctCTACATAAAACCCATAAACAAGTGATCCATATCATACAACCATGGAGGGAGGACTCAACAATGGATTTCAAAGCTCCCACAGAGTGGAACAGagacaaaagaataataataacatCAATGTCGATCTaataacaacatcaacaacaataaaAGATGTCTTTTTATGCAGAAAAAACTAACCAGGCAATGTTGTGTGATCTGACAGATGGAACACACACAAAATAATAATGTCGGATCTAAATTCTAAGCTACTACTGAAACGAAACTAACCCAAAAAAGAAACACACACTAAGTGGCGGCGATCCCGGAGTTTAGAAAAGGAACAATCCTGCGGCACCAGCAGCTGCAAAAACCGCCATTTTCTCCAGAGTGATCATAGATCCGCCACTGGTGGCAGCTTCCCCGGGGGAACCAGCAGGAGAAACACCAGCAGAAGTCGGCATGGGTGGGCTTGCGACGGGTGATGCAGAAGGGCTAGTGGCAACGACAGGAGTGGCGGCGGTAGGGGTAAGGGCGGCGGGAGGAGTGGCGGCGGGGGGGGTGGCGGCGGGTGGAGTAGCGGCAGGGGGAGTGGCGGCGGGTGGTGTAGCGGTAGGGGGTGTAGCGGTGGGAGGGGTGGAGACGGTGGGTGGAGTGGCGGTTGGGGGAGAGGAGACAACTGGGGCTACTGCTGGTGGTGTGGCTTTGGTGGTGGGAGGAGTGGCAGTGGTGGGAGGTGTGGCGGTGGTGGTGGGAGGTGTGGCGGTGGTGGTTGGAGGAGTAGCGGTGGTAACAGGGGCCGCAGCCTTAGGTGCAGGGGAAGTTGTGGGTGTTGCTGTAGGAGCCTGCTGTGAAGAAAACGCCACTAGGGCCATGAGAACAACCAATACTATTGCAGATCTGGCCATTTTGGGATTCGAATATAGTACCACTGTAATGCTGCTCTACTCTGCTGCTCTGCTTGGCTGTAATGGCTGCTTGAAGATCTTGTTCTCCAACTTTCTTCTCCTTGTCTGGCTGTAATGGGATTCGAACAAACGACCACTGAACGAGGAGAGGTGATGGAGAGCTGTGGAGTTTGAGAGTGAGGAGATTGTAGCCTCAAATACCCGGAGTTGTGGGGCCCAGTCCAGCCTAACCACTTTGGAAATTAAAAAGTTtgggaaaaaaatttaaataataaaaagggGCTAAATTTTATTTTATGAGGCATCCGATGCGTTTCTGTGAGTTGGCTCATTAAACCGCGTGTTATTTGTCATTACCGTTGTAAGTCAAGGTGGGTTTGGGAGGGATTTGTTTtgggttatttttattttttatttttctgtttttACTTAATTTTAGCGTTTACTTTGGGGTTAGCTGGGATGTCCGTGTGGACCAGACCATTTTGGTAATGAGTGCCGTCCCCTTGCAAACCCACATGGATTGCATGTGCCCACTCTTCGCTTTCAccgcattaaaatcacaatatatcATTGTTGATTTTCATTTACTCAAAAATCTTTTTTATTGGGGGTTTTAATGTTATATTCAATTTTTGGTAATTGGATAAATGTAAATACAAATTTAGGTTATATTTATTTATTCCATCAAAGTTATGTGGCATCATTTCTTGCATTTAAGCAGACATAATCTTTGGTAGGTTCATTAGAATCATGTAACTTCAAGAGCAAACTAAAAGCACTTTAACATCTACTCAATTTTCAAGTTTTTTGGGGTGTCAAGAGCGAGATGGGGGTTGGTGGAGATTTTTTTTTGTTGGGTAATTTGATTTGGGAATATGAATTTAAGTTATATTTCTTTGGTTAAGAGGGTATTTATTCCACCAAAGTTATGTGACCTCATTTTGTAGTGGTGTTGATCTTGCACTCAACGAGACATAATCCTTGGGAGGTTCATTAGAATCATCTAACTTTACAAACAACCCACAAGCCCTTTAACATTTACTCAATTTCGAAAATTGTATAGAAAATATTATACCAATTTTAAGGAGAACTTTATTTGTTTGTTTATACCAAtgtcaaattcatttttttttaatttgatttgggAATATGAATTTAAGTGTATTTGTTCCATCAAAGTTATGTGGCATCATCTCTTGCACTCAAGGAGACATAATCTTTCATAGGTTGATTAGAATCATCTAACTTCACAAGTAAACCAAAAGCCCTTTAACATCTACTCAAGCTTTTTTTTTGGGTGGGGGGGAGGATTATTTTTCCTTTTTAGTAATTTAATTTGGGAAtatgaatttaatatttttttggttaAGAGGGTATGTATTCCATCAAAGTTATGTAACCTCATTTCATAGAGGTGTTGATCTTGCACTGAACAAGACATAATCCTTGGCAGGTTCATTAGAATCATCTAACTTTATGAATACACTAAAAGCCCTTTAACATCTACTCAATTTCAAAAATTGTATAGAAAATATTATACcaattttgaggagaattttgttTGTGTGCTTATACCAatgtcaaattcaattttttgaatttgatttgggaATATGAATTTAAGTTAGGTTTATTTTATTATAAGGATATTTATTTTATCAAAGTTATGTACAAACCAAAAGATAATCTTTGGTGGGTTTATTAGAATCATCTAACTTCATGAGCAAACCAAAAGCCCTTTAACATCTACtcacataaatatttcataatttgatTTGGGAATATGAATTTAAGTTGTATTTCTTTGGTTAAGAGGGTATTTATCCATCAACGTTATGTGACCTCGTTTTGTAGTGTTGTTGATCTTGCACTTAACGAGACATAATCCTTGGTAGGTTCATTAGAATCATCTAACTTTACAAACAAACCAAAAGCCCTTTAACAGCTACTTAATTTCAAAAATTGTATACAAAATATTATACATGTTTTAAGGagaattttgtttgtttgtttataccaatgtcaaattcatttttttcaaaatttgatttggGAATAGGAATCTAAGTTACGTTTCTTTCGTTAAAAAGGTATTTATTCCATCAAAGTTATGTCGCATCATCTCATAATGTTGATTCAATGGGAGATAATCTTTGGTGGTTTCATTAGAATCATCTAACtttacaaacaaacaaacaaatatccCTTTAACATCTACTCAAATTTTTTTGAggggttttattttaaaaaaataatcacAATTTGACTTAGGAATTTGAATTTAAGTTATACTTCTTTGGTTAAGAGGATTTTATTCCACCAAAATTATGTGATCTCATTTCATAGTGTTGTCGATCTTGCACTGAACGAGACATAATCTTTGGTAGGTTCATTAGATCATCTAACTTTACAAACAAACCAAAAGCCCTTTAACATCTCAAATTTTGAAAACTATATGGAAAAATTATACCAATTTTAAAGagatttttctttatttgtttatttttaagtaatttttttttttagtttcaacCTCATGATTAGGTCCACTATTGAAATCATGCTTATCAATAGTCGTGTTCCAATTTACTTTATAATTATTTGTATTAATCATGGGTTATGGATAAATTAGCTTTTCGCAAGGCCACAAACAATATTTGAAAGACTCAAACACAATATCATATTTGCCTAAATGAATTTTGCTAAAGTTATATATAGCTTTAATGAATGAGGGAAATGTCAACTTAAGTTATACTATTTTAAATGACCTTCTTACTATTTATAAGGATGAAAAGTATACATTCTAATTTTTTCCTTTCATTTGTTTCTTTAGAATATAATGATTGGTGTATAAGTTAAATATCTTGGTGTACTCATCGGCAAAATAGCTAGACCTATGTATGAATTTGACTTCTAACATCTcatttatatctatatatctagTATATAGCTTATCTATTCCTTTCCCTATGTCAAATTTGTGCCTCCCTAAATGAATCTAGTTCATATCTACAACATGGATTTAACCcttgaaaaataaaatttaaaatttaaaattggtcAAATTTGGCCCCTTACCTATCGActtgaatttaaaataattaaatttgtacACTAGTAATGTATAAAAGGATAAAGCCTAATTTAATGTTAGGTATCTAGCTCCTCTAATGCCCATAGAGTATTTGCATCATCACTTAAGGAACATCATGGTACAACATTACAATATCAACTACCATCAACGTCATAGCAATAGCCTAGGTATACTCCATGATTACTTGGTACATCTTTTAACTATGTTCAAATCATTGTGGATTTTCATTTACTCAAAACAAAATATTTATTGGGGATTTTAATCTTAAattcaatttttcataatttgatttGGAAATACaaatttttgttatattttttattaGAGGGTATTTGTTGTATCAAAACTATGTGGCCCGTTTCATAGTGTTTGCGAATATTGCACTTAACAAGACTTGATCCTAGGAATACGAATTTGAGTTATATTTcttttgttaaaaggatattcatgCCATCAAAGTTGTTGGCATCATCTCATAGGGTTGTGGATCTTGTACTCAACAATATAATCTTAGTAATATGAATTTAAGTTATATTTCTTTCATTAAGAGGTATTCATTCCATCAAAGTCATGTGGCACAGTCTCACATTGTTGTGgaccttgcactcaacaagacatGATCCTAAGAATATGAATTCAAGTTATATTTGTTTTGTTAAGAGGGTATTTGTTCTATCAAAGTTACATGGCCTCATCCCATAGTGTTGTGGATCTTGTACTCAACAAGA from Cryptomeria japonica chromosome 3, Sugi_1.0, whole genome shotgun sequence harbors:
- the LOC131059726 gene encoding classical arabinogalactan protein 4 yields the protein MARSAIVLVVLMALVAFSSQQAPTATPTTSPAPKAAAPVTTATPPTTTATPPTTTATPPTTATPPTTKATPPAVAPVVSSPPTATPPTVSTPPTATPPTATPPAATPPAATPPAATPPAATPPAALTPTAATPVVATSPSASPVASPPMPTSAGVSPAGSPGEAATSGGSMITLEKMAVFAAAGAAGLFLF